A genomic region of Exiguobacterium oxidotolerans JCM 12280 contains the following coding sequences:
- a CDS encoding flagellar basal body-associated FliL family protein: MAEEKKKSKLKIPLIMVIVALMMIGAGYMLTKYWLVGDETEAKVEQPTGAELEERSFQTDDLTTNIADERFLNVQFTIVTDDVKTKEELELRKFQINNIILGDLASMKKQDLDSKQDMAKLEEKLRGQFKKLLQEGDVQRVYTTKKIIQ; this comes from the coding sequence ATGGCAGAAGAAAAGAAGAAGAGTAAGTTAAAAATACCGTTGATCATGGTTATCGTGGCCCTCATGATGATCGGCGCAGGGTATATGCTCACGAAGTATTGGTTAGTCGGAGATGAGACGGAAGCAAAAGTTGAACAACCGACAGGTGCCGAGCTCGAAGAACGAAGTTTTCAAACAGACGACTTGACGACGAACATCGCAGACGAACGGTTTTTGAATGTTCAGTTTACGATTGTCACGGATGATGTGAAAACGAAGGAAGAGTTAGAACTACGTAAGTTTCAAATCAACAACATCATTCTTGGTGATTTAGCATCGATGAAAAAGCAAGACTTGGATTCAAAACAAGATATGGCAAAGCTTGAAGAAAAATTACGTGGTCAATTCAAAAAACTTCTTCAAGAAGGCGATGTTCAACGCGTCTATACGACGAAAAAAATCATCCAGTGA
- the fliP gene encoding flagellar type III secretion system pore protein FliP (The bacterial flagellar biogenesis protein FliP forms a type III secretion system (T3SS)-type pore required for flagellar assembly.), with amino-acid sequence MTTIESLISLDTPSGTATSVKLLVLLTLLSLAPSLLILMTCFTRVVVVLSFVRSALGTQQTPPNQLLVGLALFITLFVMSPVLTELNTTALQPYMGEKISQDEAFDRAGGTMKRFMSKHTRTNDLELFLKYGNYDKPEKVEDIPLVALVPAYAISELKTAFQIGFMIFIPFLVIDMVVSSVLMSMGMMMLPPVMIALPFKLLLFILVDGWHLIVESLLVSMK; translated from the coding sequence ATGACAACGATTGAAAGTCTGATTTCTCTAGACACACCATCAGGAACAGCGACATCAGTTAAGTTACTTGTCTTGTTGACATTATTATCCTTAGCACCCTCGTTATTGATTTTGATGACATGTTTTACGCGCGTTGTCGTCGTCTTATCGTTTGTACGCTCAGCGCTCGGGACACAACAGACACCACCGAACCAGTTGCTAGTCGGTCTTGCCTTATTCATTACATTATTCGTCATGTCGCCGGTTCTGACGGAACTCAACACGACGGCACTTCAACCATACATGGGTGAAAAAATTAGTCAGGACGAAGCGTTTGATCGAGCAGGTGGAACGATGAAACGTTTCATGTCAAAACATACACGTACCAATGACTTAGAATTATTTTTGAAGTATGGAAATTACGACAAGCCGGAAAAAGTCGAAGACATTCCGCTTGTCGCGTTAGTTCCTGCTTATGCCATCAGTGAGTTGAAAACGGCTTTTCAGATCGGGTTCATGATTTTCATTCCATTTCTCGTCATCGACATGGTCGTCTCGAGTGTGTTGATGTCGATGGGGATGATGATGTTACCGCCTGTCATGATTGCTTTACCGTTTAAATTATTACTATTCATCCTCGTCGATGGTTGGCATTTAATTGTCGAGTCATTGCTTGTCAGCATGAAGTAG
- a CDS encoding flagellar biosynthetic protein FliO, translated as MKRLTFLTCLLLFLFSAQVGAETVEENLNPSKKSEPTTQQVDGSSTIVTVIKVIVTLVVLIGGFLLAVRLINDRTRGVRQSNQLSHLGGVPLGKDRSVQLVRVHDKVYVVGVGQNIELLDTLEADTEWSTEEMHDMKQSTSESPFLESFKQQLDQFQKKRGRS; from the coding sequence ATGAAAAGACTGACCTTTTTGACCTGTCTCCTGTTGTTCCTGTTCTCAGCACAAGTCGGGGCAGAAACAGTGGAAGAGAATTTGAATCCATCTAAGAAGAGTGAACCAACAACTCAACAGGTCGATGGGTCGTCGACGATTGTGACGGTCATTAAAGTCATCGTCACGCTCGTGGTCTTAATCGGGGGATTTCTCCTGGCTGTCCGATTAATCAATGATCGGACGCGAGGTGTCCGCCAATCCAATCAACTTTCACATCTCGGAGGTGTGCCGCTCGGGAAAGATCGATCGGTGCAACTCGTACGCGTCCACGATAAAGTTTACGTCGTCGGTGTCGGGCAAAACATTGAGCTACTCGACACGCTCGAAGCGGATACGGAATGGTCGACTGAAGAGATGCATGACATGAAGCAGTCGACGAGCGAATCGCCTTTCTTGGAGTCGTTCAAGCAACAACTTGATCAATTCCAGAAGAAACGAGGTCGTTCATGA
- a CDS encoding flagellar export protein FliJ, with translation MKTIYERIIPLAEAEKDRVSKQTAEKKKRYEIEVEKLYHLLVRYETFLKAQNEMGTVELLASQYRERARDVVKQQIERQQLYVTQAKNQYERAQVDLKEAMIEEKKFTRLQANQLEEARQINALLEQNQLDELALLQFGRGRTS, from the coding sequence ATGAAAACAATATATGAGCGAATCATTCCTTTAGCCGAGGCGGAGAAAGATCGTGTATCGAAACAAACGGCTGAAAAAAAGAAACGCTACGAGATTGAAGTCGAAAAGTTGTATCACTTGCTCGTTCGTTACGAAACGTTTTTGAAGGCGCAAAATGAGATGGGTACCGTCGAATTACTCGCTTCTCAATACCGTGAACGTGCGCGTGACGTCGTCAAACAGCAAATCGAACGGCAACAATTATATGTCACTCAAGCAAAAAATCAGTATGAACGCGCACAAGTCGATTTAAAAGAAGCGATGATTGAGGAAAAGAAATTCACGCGTCTTCAGGCGAATCAACTAGAAGAAGCACGGCAAATCAATGCACTACTCGAACAAAATCAATTAGATGAACTGGCACTGCTACAGTTTGGAAGAGGGCGGACATCATAA
- the fliI gene encoding flagellar protein export ATPase FliI: protein MYKVKQLQAAVRDIRTEDLVRHSGKVVQVIGLMIESRGPTAVAIGERCLIQLHRGQEIEAEVVGFREGHVLLMPYGETTAIAPGSIVIATGKPLHVPVGEELIGKVLDGLGRALDGEELTHLRTTSIVRKPPSPLERPRINEVLSTGIRAIDGLLTVGQGQRVGLFAGSGVGKSTLLGMIAKRSTADINVIALIGERGREVKEFIEAELGEEGIKRSIIVVATSDQPPLVRLKGAYTATAIAEYFRDQGKNVVLMMDSVTRFAMAQREIGLATGEPPASKGYTPSVFALLPQLLERSGKTTAGSITAFYTVLVDGDDMNEPIADAVRGILDGHFVLDRSLANKGQYPAIHVLRSISRVMNQITSTEHKDSAIVFRQLLSTYLDAEDLINIGAYKSGTNPEIDRAVEKYPELIGFLKQRVEEGSQFEEAMNRLIMTIR from the coding sequence ATGTATAAGGTGAAGCAATTGCAAGCGGCCGTTCGAGATATTCGGACGGAAGATTTAGTCCGACATTCCGGTAAAGTCGTGCAAGTAATCGGTTTAATGATTGAATCACGAGGACCGACGGCAGTCGCAATCGGGGAACGGTGTTTGATTCAACTGCATCGAGGTCAAGAAATCGAAGCAGAGGTTGTCGGCTTCCGAGAAGGTCACGTCTTATTGATGCCTTACGGTGAAACGACAGCAATTGCACCAGGATCAATCGTCATCGCAACAGGAAAACCACTTCACGTACCCGTCGGTGAGGAGCTGATCGGGAAAGTGTTAGATGGATTAGGTCGAGCACTTGATGGTGAGGAGTTGACTCATCTCCGGACAACATCAATCGTGCGAAAACCACCGAGTCCACTTGAACGACCACGTATCAATGAAGTGTTGTCAACAGGTATTCGCGCCATTGATGGTCTGCTGACAGTCGGTCAAGGGCAACGCGTCGGTTTGTTTGCCGGGTCTGGTGTCGGGAAATCAACACTGCTCGGAATGATTGCAAAACGTTCGACTGCTGACATCAATGTGATCGCCTTGATTGGAGAGCGAGGGCGGGAAGTGAAAGAGTTCATCGAAGCGGAGTTGGGCGAAGAAGGAATAAAGCGTTCCATCATCGTCGTCGCGACGAGTGACCAACCACCGCTTGTCCGTTTAAAAGGAGCCTATACGGCGACAGCAATCGCAGAATACTTTCGGGATCAAGGTAAGAACGTCGTCTTGATGATGGACTCCGTTACGCGGTTCGCGATGGCGCAACGTGAAATCGGTCTAGCGACGGGAGAACCGCCTGCTTCAAAAGGTTACACGCCGAGTGTATTCGCTCTACTGCCTCAGTTACTTGAACGAAGCGGAAAGACGACAGCCGGGTCGATTACAGCTTTTTATACCGTACTCGTCGATGGAGACGACATGAACGAACCGATTGCGGATGCAGTCCGCGGGATTTTAGATGGTCACTTTGTCCTTGATCGAAGTTTGGCGAACAAAGGGCAGTATCCGGCGATTCATGTTTTACGTTCGATTAGCCGGGTTATGAATCAAATCACATCGACGGAACATAAAGACAGTGCGATCGTCTTTCGGCAATTGCTCTCGACATACTTAGATGCAGAAGACTTGATCAATATCGGTGCATATAAAAGTGGGACAAATCCTGAAATCGATCGTGCCGTTGAAAAATATCCAGAATTAATCGGCTTTTTGAAGCAACGTGTTGAAGAAGGAAGTCAATTTGAAGAAGCCATGAACCGTTTAATCATGACGATTCGCTAA
- a CDS encoding flagellar FlbD family protein, with protein MITLTTLRQAPLVLNAILIESIRSTPDTTIQLVGGQTYIVKESLEEVKAATIDFYRQVGLAGLNSIRRFEDGRRKEEE; from the coding sequence ATGATTACACTGACGACGTTACGTCAAGCACCGCTCGTATTGAATGCTATATTAATCGAATCGATTCGATCGACACCAGATACGACGATTCAACTCGTTGGAGGGCAGACATACATCGTCAAAGAATCGTTAGAAGAGGTAAAAGCGGCAACAATCGATTTTTACCGACAAGTCGGACTAGCGGGCTTGAACAGCATTAGGAGGTTCGAAGATGGCAGAAGAAAAGAAGAAGAGTAA
- the flgG gene encoding flagellar basal body rod protein FlgG, producing MLRSMYSGISGLKNFQTKLDVVGNNIANVNTFGYKKGRVTFKDLVNQSVGSASGAGGGVGGTNPKQVGLGASMSTVDNVYNQGALQNTGRALDVGISGEGFYQVLTADGVRYSRSGNFYTDLQGNIVTGDGNYLVGLSDPPPANPGQPPANQANLPANQYDAQGQITNKVNNGYMKLQIPTGAQNLAIGKDGLVTFVDATGALQRVGYVSMANFANPGGLEKSGVNLFSASQNSGIPATGTPSTNGLGQLTSGTLEMSNVDLSEEFTEMIIAQRGFQANTRIITTSDQILEELVNLKR from the coding sequence ATGTTACGTTCAATGTATTCAGGAATCAGTGGGTTAAAGAACTTCCAGACAAAGCTTGATGTCGTCGGGAATAACATCGCAAACGTCAATACGTTCGGTTACAAAAAAGGGCGGGTTACCTTTAAAGATCTCGTTAACCAATCAGTCGGTTCAGCTTCAGGAGCAGGCGGCGGCGTCGGGGGAACAAACCCGAAGCAAGTCGGACTCGGGGCATCGATGTCGACGGTTGATAACGTCTATAACCAAGGCGCACTTCAAAACACGGGACGGGCGCTCGATGTCGGGATTTCGGGCGAAGGATTCTATCAAGTGCTTACAGCAGATGGCGTTCGTTACTCGCGTTCAGGAAACTTTTACACGGACTTACAAGGAAATATCGTCACGGGAGATGGGAACTACCTCGTCGGATTATCTGATCCGCCACCAGCAAACCCAGGACAGCCACCAGCGAACCAAGCAAACTTACCGGCAAACCAGTACGATGCGCAAGGACAAATTACGAATAAAGTGAACAATGGCTACATGAAACTCCAAATTCCGACTGGCGCGCAAAACTTAGCTATCGGAAAAGATGGATTAGTCACATTCGTTGATGCGACAGGTGCGTTACAACGCGTCGGTTACGTCTCGATGGCAAACTTTGCGAACCCGGGTGGACTTGAAAAATCAGGGGTGAACCTCTTTTCTGCATCACAGAACTCAGGGATTCCAGCAACCGGGACACCAAGCACGAACGGACTTGGGCAACTGACGTCTGGGACGCTCGAAATGTCGAACGTCGACTTATCGGAAGAGTTTACAGAAATGATTATCGCCCAACGTGGATTCCAGGCAAATACACGAATTATTACGACATCCGACCAAATCTTAGAAGAACTCGTTAACTTGAAACGATGA
- the fliY gene encoding flagellar motor switch phosphatase FliY, whose protein sequence is MSDMLSQDEIDALLRGTPSDDEPTDTSSDDGLEELDEMEIDALGEVGNISLGNSATALSALLNQKVEITTPHVRMITMDELRSRYPIPHVALRVGYTEGFKGENVLILTQRDASVIANLMMGGDGMVEEDHEMEPIALSAVQEAMNQMMGAAATSMSTVFSMRIDISPPAVEIFDFSQEKSIVDSFSLWESMVIIEFDLKIGTLIDSKIVQLAPLEFSKQLIQKLFSASTTTTEEAKGTTHEPVQPSPQAAPQQTQQTQQTQQTPQQEQRYETPVAPKKEPVGVSPVQFGQFEEVQQEGVPGNIGMLYDVPLNVTVELGRTRRSVRDILELTQGSIIELDKLAGEPVDVFVNNTLIATGEVVVIEENFGVRITEIVNTKERLRMF, encoded by the coding sequence ATGAGCGATATGCTTTCGCAAGATGAAATCGATGCGTTATTACGCGGGACCCCGTCGGATGATGAGCCGACTGATACAAGTTCGGACGATGGATTAGAAGAATTAGACGAGATGGAAATTGATGCCTTAGGTGAAGTAGGGAATATTTCACTCGGGAATTCAGCAACAGCGTTATCTGCATTACTCAACCAAAAGGTCGAGATCACGACGCCACATGTGCGGATGATCACGATGGACGAATTACGCAGTCGTTATCCAATCCCGCACGTGGCTTTGCGCGTCGGGTACACAGAAGGATTCAAAGGTGAAAACGTCTTGATTTTGACGCAACGTGACGCATCTGTCATCGCGAACTTGATGATGGGCGGCGACGGGATGGTCGAGGAGGACCATGAAATGGAGCCAATCGCCCTTTCTGCCGTTCAAGAAGCGATGAACCAAATGATGGGAGCAGCGGCGACATCGATGTCAACGGTCTTCTCGATGCGGATCGATATTTCGCCACCAGCCGTTGAAATTTTCGACTTTTCGCAAGAGAAAAGTATTGTCGACAGCTTTTCTTTATGGGAAAGCATGGTCATCATCGAATTCGATTTGAAAATCGGGACATTGATCGATTCAAAAATCGTTCAGCTTGCACCACTCGAATTTTCAAAGCAGTTGATTCAGAAATTATTCAGCGCAAGCACTACGACGACTGAAGAAGCAAAAGGTACGACGCATGAACCGGTTCAACCGTCGCCACAAGCAGCACCGCAACAAACGCAACAAACGCAACAAACGCAACAAACGCCCCAGCAGGAACAACGTTATGAAACGCCTGTTGCACCGAAAAAGGAACCGGTAGGTGTCAGCCCGGTCCAGTTTGGTCAATTTGAAGAAGTGCAACAAGAAGGCGTACCGGGTAACATCGGAATGTTGTATGATGTCCCGCTGAATGTAACCGTCGAACTCGGCAGAACACGTCGCTCTGTACGCGACATATTGGAATTGACACAAGGTTCGATCATCGAACTTGATAAATTGGCTGGAGAGCCGGTTGATGTGTTTGTCAACAATACATTGATTGCGACAGGTGAAGTCGTAGTCATTGAAGAAAACTTTGGAGTACGAATTACAGAAATCGTAAATACAAAAGAACGTCTTCGGATGTTCTAA
- the fliM gene encoding flagellar motor switch protein FliM, which translates to MSEVLSQHEIDALLSAISSGDMEVEEIRSQEEERRVKVYDFKRALRFSKDQMRNLTRIHVQFARVLTTHFSAQLRTYVQFTVNTVEQLPYDEFIHSIPNMTLINLVNLKPLDGKVIFEVNPNIAYAMLDRLLGGPGEGMNKIENLTEIETRILTQLFKRAFVQYGEAWESITELEAEYDDLEINPQFLQLVSPNETVILVSIYVTVGEVSGTLNVCLPFVTLEPIIPKLSSHFWMQQEKRKAVDNQESEQMQTQLMGSIVDLKAVLGQTELSFGELLHLEVGDCLSLKTRTSDPVELFVDDRKMFKARPGLNGKHLALQVIQRIEEE; encoded by the coding sequence ATGAGCGAAGTATTATCACAACATGAAATTGACGCCTTGCTATCAGCCATTTCGAGCGGAGATATGGAAGTCGAGGAGATACGAAGTCAAGAAGAGGAACGGCGTGTCAAAGTGTATGATTTCAAACGGGCACTTCGTTTCTCAAAAGATCAAATGCGGAACTTGACTCGAATCCATGTGCAATTCGCACGTGTACTGACAACACACTTTTCAGCGCAGCTGAGAACGTACGTCCAGTTCACGGTCAATACGGTCGAACAGTTGCCATACGATGAATTCATCCATTCCATTCCGAACATGACCTTAATCAATCTAGTTAACCTGAAACCGCTTGATGGGAAAGTCATCTTTGAAGTCAACCCGAACATCGCCTATGCGATGCTCGATCGACTCCTCGGTGGTCCTGGCGAAGGGATGAATAAGATTGAAAATTTGACTGAAATCGAGACACGTATTTTGACGCAATTGTTTAAGCGAGCATTCGTTCAATATGGCGAAGCTTGGGAGTCAATCACAGAACTAGAAGCAGAGTATGATGATTTAGAAATCAATCCGCAATTCCTTCAACTCGTTTCACCGAATGAGACGGTAATCCTCGTCTCGATTTATGTGACGGTGGGAGAAGTCAGTGGGACGCTCAATGTCTGTCTCCCGTTCGTCACACTCGAACCAATCATTCCGAAGCTATCGAGTCATTTTTGGATGCAACAAGAAAAACGTAAAGCGGTCGATAACCAAGAATCTGAACAGATGCAAACTCAGTTGATGGGGTCAATCGTCGATTTAAAAGCTGTGCTCGGCCAAACCGAATTATCGTTTGGAGAATTGTTACACCTCGAGGTAGGCGACTGCCTGTCCCTGAAGACACGTACATCCGACCCGGTTGAATTGTTTGTTGATGATCGGAAAATGTTCAAAGCGCGACCTGGTCTGAATGGGAAGCATCTCGCTTTACAAGTCATACAACGAATTGAGGAGGAATAA
- the fliR gene encoding flagellar biosynthetic protein FliR: MTLLSFVSVFLLVFGRIVGFLVAAPLFSSKQLPAQHKLALAAGLAYFASYAVKTTVEVDDFNFFFRMGTEVIVGLSLGLLASFLLFAPQIAGSIIDLQMGLAMASAYDPMFGGQSPIIGRFYYMLTLLVLLASDMHLILLDGIYTSFQIFPPGSSIAVSGEAGMSLVVRVVGLAMLTALQMAMPLIVSLFLVDLALGFLAKTAPQFNIFAIGFSVKLLMGYAILFLLAGSTITGISKFIPLLQDVLADAIRLLGG; the protein is encoded by the coding sequence ATGACGTTATTGTCTTTTGTCAGCGTATTTTTACTCGTATTTGGTCGCATCGTCGGATTTTTGGTCGCGGCACCGTTGTTTTCATCAAAACAATTGCCGGCCCAACATAAATTAGCCTTAGCTGCCGGTCTTGCCTATTTTGCGAGCTATGCCGTCAAAACGACCGTTGAAGTCGATGATTTCAATTTTTTCTTTCGGATGGGTACGGAAGTCATCGTAGGGTTATCGCTTGGCTTATTAGCTAGCTTCCTTTTATTTGCCCCACAAATCGCCGGTTCCATCATCGATTTACAGATGGGACTCGCGATGGCATCAGCTTATGATCCGATGTTCGGTGGTCAATCACCAATCATTGGCCGGTTTTATTACATGTTGACACTACTCGTGTTACTTGCCTCCGACATGCATTTGATTTTACTCGATGGCATTTACACCAGTTTTCAAATCTTTCCACCCGGCAGTTCGATTGCAGTTTCAGGCGAGGCGGGAATGAGTCTTGTCGTTCGAGTCGTCGGTCTAGCGATGTTAACGGCCCTTCAAATGGCGATGCCACTCATCGTGTCCTTGTTCCTGGTCGATCTTGCACTTGGGTTTTTAGCAAAGACAGCACCGCAATTCAATATTTTTGCGATTGGTTTTTCAGTCAAATTACTAATGGGCTATGCGATTTTATTTTTACTTGCCGGTTCGACGATTACCGGGATTTCAAAGTTCATTCCGCTACTGCAAGACGTTTTAGCGGATGCCATTCGATTACTGGGAGGTTGA
- a CDS encoding flagellar hook capping FlgD N-terminal domain-containing protein has product MTDSINAASSYQLPDKTTAVPNNSMDKDMFMKILIAQLSNQDPTAPMEDKEFISQMAQFSSLEQMQAIGKGMDTMVLNQHANSLLTYSNLIGKSVSYETDGTVEDATGTATGATVKETANVISVKRDGIDVIAELSNGKQVSVYELTEIKTKEEK; this is encoded by the coding sequence ATGACTGATTCCATTAATGCGGCATCGTCCTACCAGTTGCCGGATAAAACGACAGCTGTGCCGAATAATTCGATGGACAAAGACATGTTCATGAAAATCTTGATTGCCCAGTTATCGAATCAAGATCCGACTGCACCGATGGAAGATAAAGAGTTCATCTCACAGATGGCACAATTTTCTTCCCTTGAACAAATGCAAGCGATTGGAAAAGGGATGGACACGATGGTCTTGAATCAACATGCGAATTCCTTGCTGACATACAGTAATTTAATCGGGAAATCAGTTAGTTACGAAACAGATGGAACGGTTGAGGATGCGACGGGAACGGCGACGGGCGCGACGGTCAAGGAGACAGCGAACGTCATAAGCGTCAAGCGAGACGGAATTGACGTCATCGCGGAACTTTCGAACGGGAAGCAAGTCAGCGTCTATGAATTAACGGAGATTAAAACAAAGGAGGAAAAATAA
- a CDS encoding flagellar hook-length control protein FliK, translated as MNLTDVQQNQTVKGTAKSVVQSAPSAEGMGSFASLLQLFTTPEPSLLPANVVSSTTTPQSNEGQLVKILTAQPEQALLLLDHPQLEALEQDSKGMTELVQLVKTIQEGDAEQATAMLQQLPASVGQLITATIASILGVTKPVADQLQPVADTPVGKVVKTGEGEVKTGRVVQTALPVTRQAALAQTLPASMKLGEGLTRSEPLKGTVDSEGTALPLAFSSTLFVKNDRTVTMPPLIPQSNVDEQLAKRIEAALQQAPFLKGADGSTRMSIRLYPEQLGEVVVQLERKEGVLTVKLFAGTEQAKQLIEQQLGKLQGSLQHQAPLVKIETGLLASTVKEFDTSTPQERQETAQEEQPKPQDEELEEEEDD; from the coding sequence ATGAATTTGACAGATGTGCAACAAAATCAAACAGTCAAAGGGACGGCGAAATCAGTCGTCCAAAGTGCTCCTTCGGCTGAAGGCATGGGGAGCTTTGCTTCTTTGCTACAACTGTTCACGACGCCAGAACCAAGTCTTTTGCCTGCGAATGTCGTCTCTAGCACGACGACGCCACAATCAAATGAAGGTCAGTTGGTGAAGATACTCACAGCACAACCCGAGCAAGCCTTGCTTTTACTGGATCATCCGCAACTAGAAGCACTAGAACAAGATTCAAAAGGAATGACGGAGCTCGTACAACTCGTAAAAACGATCCAAGAAGGAGATGCGGAACAAGCGACGGCGATGTTACAACAGTTACCGGCGTCGGTCGGTCAATTGATTACGGCGACAATCGCGTCGATTCTTGGTGTTACGAAACCGGTAGCAGATCAACTGCAACCAGTAGCGGATACGCCCGTCGGAAAAGTTGTCAAGACAGGGGAAGGTGAAGTGAAGACGGGAAGGGTCGTGCAGACGGCTCTTCCAGTGACACGACAAGCCGCCCTGGCTCAAACCTTACCGGCTTCGATGAAGTTAGGCGAAGGATTGACGCGTAGTGAGCCGTTGAAAGGAACAGTTGATTCGGAAGGGACAGCATTACCGCTCGCCTTTTCTTCGACGCTGTTCGTGAAAAACGATCGTACCGTTACGATGCCTCCCCTCATTCCGCAAAGTAATGTCGATGAACAATTGGCAAAACGAATCGAAGCAGCACTCCAGCAAGCTCCGTTCTTAAAAGGAGCAGACGGTTCGACACGAATGTCGATTCGTTTATACCCAGAACAGCTAGGTGAGGTCGTCGTTCAACTCGAGCGAAAAGAAGGCGTGTTGACAGTGAAACTGTTTGCGGGCACCGAGCAGGCGAAACAACTGATTGAGCAACAGCTAGGTAAATTACAAGGTTCACTGCAACATCAAGCGCCGCTCGTTAAAATCGAGACGGGATTACTGGCCTCGACCGTAAAAGAGTTTGATACATCGACACCACAAGAGCGGCAAGAGACAGCGCAAGAGGAACAACCGAAACCTCAAGATGAGGAGTTAGAGGAGGAAGAAGATGACTGA
- the fliQ gene encoding flagellar biosynthesis protein FliQ, whose amino-acid sequence MTQEMIIQLASSAVWTLLKVSAPLLLVSLVVGLLVSILQATTQIQEQTLSFVPKIVAVFLALVFFGPWIMEELKTFTIEIFKQIAEVSRK is encoded by the coding sequence ATGACGCAGGAAATGATTATTCAACTAGCGAGTTCGGCCGTCTGGACCTTATTAAAGGTATCGGCACCGCTCTTGCTCGTCTCACTCGTTGTTGGTCTGCTCGTCAGTATTTTACAAGCGACGACGCAAATTCAAGAGCAGACCCTCTCGTTCGTCCCGAAAATCGTTGCTGTATTTTTAGCACTCGTCTTTTTCGGACCATGGATCATGGAAGAATTAAAAACGTTTACGATTGAAATCTTTAAACAGATTGCTGAGGTTTCAAGGAAATGA
- a CDS encoding response regulator: MSAKVLIVDDAAFMRMMIKEILSKNGYDVVGEAENGREAVAKYKELTPDLVTLDITMPEMDGISALKEIKAFNPAAKVIMCSAMGQQSMVIDAIQAGAKDFIVKPFQADRVLEAVSKTVSS; this comes from the coding sequence ATGAGTGCAAAAGTATTGATCGTAGATGATGCAGCTTTCATGCGAATGATGATTAAGGAAATTTTATCGAAGAATGGATATGACGTCGTCGGGGAAGCAGAAAATGGTCGCGAAGCCGTAGCGAAATACAAAGAATTAACACCGGATCTCGTAACGCTCGATATCACGATGCCAGAAATGGACGGCATTTCAGCACTAAAAGAAATCAAAGCCTTTAACCCAGCAGCAAAAGTCATCATGTGTTCGGCAATGGGACAACAGTCGATGGTTATCGATGCGATTCAAGCCGGTGCAAAAGACTTCATCGTTAAACCGTTCCAAGCAGACCGTGTGCTTGAAGCCGTTTCGAAAACTGTTTCGTCATGA
- a CDS encoding MotE family protein encodes MLIIPLILILGTAYLVLNYANGRPMLALPFSTEETSKQTKGTPGKETSDLESRLKIANQEIKKLRNEATEQADTLKVKEQEITRLIAERDQLKQTPSPDKTTEEDKKTTKTASVTDVYAEMSPKEAATILNELSPTEVVPIIETIDAEQQAAIIAKMDAKKAAALTQLLATK; translated from the coding sequence TTGTTGATCATTCCCTTGATCTTAATCTTAGGTACAGCCTATCTCGTGCTCAATTATGCTAACGGTCGTCCGATGCTTGCACTCCCGTTTTCGACAGAGGAAACGTCGAAACAAACGAAGGGAACGCCTGGTAAGGAAACGTCTGATTTAGAAAGTCGATTAAAAATAGCGAATCAAGAAATTAAAAAATTGCGAAATGAAGCGACGGAACAAGCGGATACACTCAAAGTGAAAGAACAAGAGATTACGCGATTAATCGCAGAGCGCGATCAATTAAAACAAACGCCTTCCCCGGATAAAACAACCGAGGAAGACAAGAAGACAACCAAGACGGCAAGTGTGACCGATGTTTATGCAGAGATGTCGCCGAAAGAAGCAGCGACAATCTTAAATGAACTCAGTCCGACAGAGGTCGTTCCTATCATCGAGACTATCGATGCGGAACAACAAGCAGCCATCATCGCAAAGATGGATGCAAAAAAGGCTGCAGCATTGACGCAACTACTTGCGACGAAATAG